A part of Methyloprofundus sedimenti genomic DNA contains:
- a CDS encoding PIN domain-containing protein gives MAVIAVIAVIGQIRADLAAQGKPIGPNDILIAATARTYDVVLVTHNTGEFSRVTGLRLGDWEIE, from the coding sequence ATCGCAGTTATCGCAGTTATCGCAGTTATCGGACAAATACGTGCTGACCTAGCCGCTCAAGGTAAACCCATAGGGCCCAATGATATTCTAATTGCTGCCACGGCACGCACTTATGATGTAGTATTGGTGACACATAATACTGGCGAATTTTCACGGGTGACAGGGTTAAGGTTGGGGGATTGGGAAATTGAGTAG
- a CDS encoding type II toxin-antitoxin system CcdA family antitoxin, whose translation MQDLYDYTAPKKAANLSLNSDLLKKSKELNINLSATLEQALREKLAQAESIQWLEENKNAIKAYNKFIEEQGSFGDEYRNF comes from the coding sequence ATGCAAGACTTATATGATTATACTGCCCCAAAAAAAGCAGCAAACCTTAGTTTAAATAGTGACCTGCTTAAAAAATCTAAAGAGTTGAACATTAATTTATCAGCAACATTAGAGCAGGCACTGAGAGAAAAACTGGCCCAAGCGGAATCTATACAATGGCTAGAAGAAAATAAAAATGCAATTAAAGCTTACAATAAATTTATAGAAGAACAGGGTAGTTTTGGTGACGAATACAGGAACTTTTAA
- a CDS encoding Wadjet anti-phage system protein JetD domain-containing protein, with protein sequence MSDLLTTPKALKQSALKIWQRGDIHRAWLQKTSCFPLDIPLKNIPAKNLLTDYSELQDAIYTLRQDSEKHGYLIIDKAISHRQLGEQKIPAVIRFTNAAIFLSYLAKTAEFIQFQALTEQSLQQDGLLIDWLIRYPFKVMQYAEVWPQLLKVCAYFEAHPQPGCYIRQLDIKGVDSKFIEQYKSILSELLTQTLAQSSYQADISGLKNNGFERRYGLRYDQPLIRLRILDPALAIQGLTDLTLTLSEFKALNIPAKTVFIAENKVTVLAFPDHPEAIVIFGLGYAVNLLADARCLQDRTVYYWGDLDADGLAILARLRQYYPQVKSMLMDAQTLEQFAHLVVHAPTKITEKILKHLSDEENLLYQHLHQECLRLEQERISFSYLQQYLNAGLK encoded by the coding sequence ATGTCCGATCTACTCACCACCCCTAAAGCCCTGAAACAAAGCGCTTTAAAAATCTGGCAGCGTGGCGATATTCATCGCGCCTGGCTACAAAAAACCAGCTGTTTTCCGCTGGATATTCCCTTGAAAAACATTCCCGCTAAAAACTTGCTGACTGATTATAGTGAATTGCAGGATGCTATTTATACCTTGCGCCAGGACAGTGAAAAACACGGTTATTTAATTATTGATAAGGCGATTAGCCATCGTCAATTAGGCGAACAAAAAATTCCTGCTGTTATCCGTTTTACAAATGCAGCTATTTTTCTAAGCTATTTAGCTAAAACTGCTGAATTCATACAATTTCAAGCACTCACCGAACAAAGTTTGCAACAAGATGGCTTATTAATAGACTGGTTAATTCGTTATCCTTTTAAAGTCATGCAATACGCCGAAGTCTGGCCGCAGTTGTTAAAAGTGTGTGCTTATTTTGAAGCCCATCCTCAGCCTGGTTGCTATATTCGTCAACTGGATATTAAAGGTGTGGATAGTAAATTTATTGAACAATACAAAAGCATTTTAAGTGAGTTATTGACGCAAACTTTAGCCCAGTCGAGTTATCAGGCGGATATTAGCGGTTTAAAAAATAATGGTTTTGAACGCCGTTATGGATTGCGTTATGACCAGCCTTTGATTCGCTTGCGCATTTTAGATCCGGCGCTGGCGATTCAGGGCTTAACGGATTTAACGCTGACTTTGAGTGAGTTTAAAGCCTTAAATATTCCAGCAAAAACGGTGTTTATTGCGGAAAATAAGGTGACTGTTTTGGCGTTTCCTGATCATCCTGAGGCGATCGTGATTTTTGGTTTGGGTTATGCGGTGAATTTGTTGGCAGATGCGCGATGTTTGCAGGATCGTACGGTTTATTATTGGGGTGATTTAGATGCGGATGGTTTGGCAATTTTAGCGCGTTTGCGGCAGTATTATCCGCAGGTCAAATCGATGTTGATGGATGCGCAAACTTTAGAGCAGTTTGCGCATTTAGTGGTTCATGCACCAACAAAAATCACTGAAAAAATATTAAAGCATTTAAGCGATGAGGAAAACTTGCTTTATCAGCACTTGCATCAGGAGTGCTTACGCCTGGAGCAGGAACGGATCAGTTTTAGCTATTTGCAGCAGTATCTGAATGCGGGTTTGAAATAG
- the tnpB gene encoding IS66 family insertion sequence element accessory protein TnpB (TnpB, as the term is used for proteins encoded by IS66 family insertion elements, is considered an accessory protein, since TnpC, encoded by a neighboring gene, is a DDE family transposase.), with the protein MINGLAVNQVYLATGVTDMRKSINGLSLIVSEQLGHDPFTGSVFVFCNRSRDKLKLLYWECNGFWLYYRRLDKGTFQWPSELNEQAVSLTSRELHWLLDGLSYHQVQAHTAVSGLKNN; encoded by the coding sequence ATGATAAACGGTCTTGCTGTTAATCAGGTGTATCTGGCGACAGGTGTTACGGATATGCGTAAGTCCATTAATGGCTTGTCGCTGATCGTTTCAGAGCAGTTGGGCCATGATCCCTTTACCGGGAGTGTTTTTGTCTTTTGTAATCGCTCTCGCGATAAACTAAAACTACTCTATTGGGAATGTAATGGCTTCTGGCTTTATTATCGCCGCCTGGATAAGGGGACGTTCCAGTGGCCAAGCGAATTGAACGAGCAGGCTGTGTCACTAACCTCACGTGAATTACACTGGTTACTGGATGGTTTATCCTATCACCAAGTGCAAGCGCACACGGCTGTTTCTGGTCTAAAAAACAACTGA
- a CDS encoding CcdB family protein encodes MAQFDVYKNPNKNTQSAYPYIVDIQSPLISELATRIVIPLGKLSHFKNEQINRLTPEINYSGELLLLLTPQIASVPAKILKKPVGTLNHFRGEIIASLDFAITGI; translated from the coding sequence ATGGCCCAGTTTGATGTTTATAAAAACCCAAATAAGAATACACAGAGTGCCTACCCGTATATCGTTGATATTCAAAGTCCGTTAATTTCAGAATTAGCAACAAGAATTGTTATCCCATTAGGCAAGTTGAGTCATTTTAAAAATGAACAAATAAATCGACTTACGCCTGAAATAAACTATAGCGGGGAACTGTTATTGCTACTGACACCGCAGATTGCATCAGTTCCTGCAAAAATACTAAAAAAACCAGTTGGAACATTAAATCATTTTAGAGGTGAAATTATTGCATCCTTAGATTTTGCTATCACAGGGATTTAA
- a CDS encoding IS66 family transposase — translation MCWIHAERVINRLIPLNDSHTKAVDDARDQLWSIYHDLKAYKLNPVTEQASSIRQRFQILCSTKTCYETLNQALGRMGKNQHELLRVLDKPYLPLHNNLSERDIRDYVKKRKISGSTRSDAGRKARDTFASLKKTCRKHGMSFWGYLKSRLLKLEGIPPLSEVIRAAAASG, via the coding sequence TTGTGCTGGATCCATGCCGAACGAGTAATTAATCGCCTGATTCCTTTAAATGACAGCCATACCAAGGCAGTAGATGACGCACGCGACCAGCTTTGGTCGATTTACCATGACCTGAAAGCTTATAAACTTAATCCTGTTACCGAACAGGCGAGCAGTATCAGGCAGCGCTTTCAAATCCTATGCAGTACCAAAACCTGTTACGAAACGCTTAACCAGGCCCTCGGGCGAATGGGGAAAAATCAACATGAACTCCTCCGTGTACTCGACAAACCCTACCTCCCACTTCATAACAATTTAAGCGAACGGGATATAAGGGATTACGTCAAGAAACGAAAAATCAGCGGGAGTACACGAAGTGATGCAGGGCGGAAAGCCCGTGATACTTTTGCCAGTCTCAAGAAGACCTGCCGAAAGCACGGCATGTCATTTTGGGGTTATTTAAAAAGTCGCTTACTGAAGTTAGAAGGGATTCCTCCGTTATCGGAAGTCATTCGTGCGGCCGCTGCCAGTGGATAA
- a CDS encoding restriction endonuclease: MSLFKADYIEDEELDKIIMQYGQSTLVDLFAGFDWSKKKKVAISQSTVICPNIESELIAYFKKHPEQLYSITPRKFEEFVAAIFRNHGFDVELTPETRDGGVDVIAIHKSPLTGNTVNLIECKRYAPDNKVGIGVVQRLVGNVIQRQAHKGIVVTTSYFTADAVIVSKESRNILTLNDYSDILEWMKSFN, encoded by the coding sequence ATGTCTCTTTTTAAAGCGGATTACATCGAGGATGAAGAGCTAGATAAAATTATAATGCAATATGGGCAGTCAACATTAGTAGATTTATTTGCTGGGTTTGATTGGTCTAAAAAGAAAAAAGTAGCAATATCACAATCAACAGTAATATGCCCAAATATTGAATCAGAGCTTATTGCATATTTCAAGAAACATCCAGAGCAGTTGTATTCAATCACACCAAGGAAGTTTGAGGAATTTGTTGCAGCAATATTTAGAAATCATGGCTTTGACGTTGAGTTAACACCGGAAACTCGAGACGGCGGCGTAGATGTTATAGCCATTCATAAATCACCGCTTACTGGAAATACTGTAAACTTAATAGAATGTAAAAGATACGCCCCGGACAACAAAGTAGGAATTGGGGTTGTGCAAAGGCTGGTAGGTAATGTTATTCAACGACAGGCTCATAAGGGTATTGTCGTAACTACGTCTTACTTTACTGCGGACGCAGTTATCGTCTCTAAAGAGTCCAGGAACATACTTACTCTAAATGATTATTCAGATATTTTAGAATGGATGAAGTCATTTAACTAA
- the tnpA gene encoding IS66 family insertion sequence element accessory protein TnpA produces the protein MSPSQNKAAMQEHIPQWQASRLTQAEYCKVHDIKPHIFSYYKKKFGSASSSVQQTSQLVPVKFVAEDNLSGPRLSSVIKVTHTNGFSLEIQANTELSILKPLLELVRSIS, from the coding sequence ATGAGCCCATCTCAAAATAAAGCGGCTATGCAAGAGCATATACCACAATGGCAAGCCAGTCGTTTAACTCAGGCTGAGTATTGCAAGGTCCATGATATCAAGCCGCATATCTTCAGTTATTACAAAAAGAAATTCGGTTCGGCCAGCTCGTCAGTGCAACAAACCAGCCAACTGGTTCCGGTAAAATTTGTTGCCGAAGACAATTTAAGTGGCCCAAGGCTATCGTCGGTTATCAAAGTCACTCATACCAATGGCTTTAGCCTGGAAATACAGGCCAATACGGAACTCAGTATTTTAAAACCGTTATTGGAGTTGGTGAGGTCCATCTCATGA